A stretch of the Vigna radiata var. radiata cultivar VC1973A chromosome 7, Vradiata_ver6, whole genome shotgun sequence genome encodes the following:
- the LOC106766047 gene encoding uncharacterized protein LOC106766047, translating into MCMSKPYMFLSCLILGPFNPKVRIDVFLEPLIDELKKLWTGVITYDISRKQNLILRVMLMWTINDFPAYGMLSGWSTHGKLACPHCMKQTKAFRLYHGAKNSWFDSHRRFLPNDHAFRRNKNAFKKGEVEMDDAPPYLTGEEVWNRINGYPKVTENGAPRIDGYGEWHNWTKRSIFWDLPYWKHNLLRHNLDFMHIEKKFFDNIFNTVMNVTGKTKDNDQAQMDLALYCRRKDLELKSHINGNMYKPKANYTLSSDQTKQVCHWVKDLRMPNGYSSNLSRCVNVNRGKFIGMKSHDCHVFMECLVPIAFSSLPTHVLNPITDISHFFRDLCSTTLNEDDLVKMEENIPFILCKMERIFPPSFFDCMEHLPIHLPYEARLGGPIHYRWMYPFERFMGNAKRSVKNKARVGGSICASYLQRETTHFCSHHFKNFMLTPQSNRNEVDTETESRTATLSVFDQPGRHSRRESTHWLSDQELRSAHVHVLINCNEVQPYLEQKVHEDPLSVRNQHLRDLSLSPLRCVKEWHTFFANGYKFHTHAWSQGKKTINSGIYVKGLIEGGQDDFYGVIKHIYELEYNSTTTEKKIVLFYCDWFDPSRVGTRVDSKYGXXDIRMDKRYVLFDPFIIAHNVQQVYYVPYPTSRMDKRGSCVAIKTKPRGRIDSNDVETDVPYQEEEMSHVNDVIEVEEVVRLQDIEAGLEQVDPNNISSFQGQTDEDTKESEEYNEEGESEDDNEDEFQSSSTE; encoded by the exons ATGTGCATGTCTAAACCTTACATGTTCTTGTCATGTCTCATTCTCGGGCCATTCAATCCAAAGGTTCGCATAGATGTATTCTTAGAGCCCTTGATAGACGAATTGAAGAAGTTGTGGACGGGTGTGATAACATATGATATTTCAAGGAAACAAAACCTTATTTTGAGAGTCATGCTGATGTGGACAATTAATGACTTTCCTGCTTATGGTATGTTGTCCGGCTGGAGCACTCATGGTAAACTGGCATGTCCACATTGCATGAAGCAGACAAAGGCATTTAGATTATATCATGGGGCAAAAAATTCCTGGTTTGACTCCCATCGGAGGTTTTTACCGAATGACCATGCCTTTAGGAGGAATAAGAATGCTTTCAAAAAGGGGGAAGTGGAGATGGATGATGCACCACCATATCTAACAGGAGAAGAAGTTTGGAATAGAATCAATGGTTATCCTAAAGTAACTGAAAATGGTGCACCAAGAATTGATGGATACGGTGAGTGGCATAATTGGACAAAAAGAAGCATCTTTTGGGATCTACCTTATTGGAAGCATAATTTGTTAAGGCATAATCTTGATTTCATGCACATTGAAAAGAAATTCTTTGACAACATCTTTAATACTGTGATGAATGTTACGGGCAAGACAAAAGACAATGACCAGGCTCAAATGGATTTAGCTTTGTATTGCAGACGAAAAGATTTGGAGCTAAAAAGCCATATCAATGGAAACATGTACAAGCCAAAAGCAAATTATACACTTTCTTCAGACCAAACAAAACAAGTTTGCCATTGGGTCAAAGATCTTAGGATGCCTAACGGATATTCTTCTAACTTGTCAAGGTGTGTCAATGTTAATAGGGGAAAGTTCATTGGGATGAAAAGCCATGACTGCCATGTGTTTATGGAATGCTTAGTTCCTATAGCGTTTAGTTCTTTACCGACTCATGTTCTCAATCCCATTACAGATATAAGTCATTTCTTCAGAGATTTGTGTTCTACGACATTGAATGAGGATGACTTagtgaagatggaagaaaacaTTCCCTTCATTCTGTGCAAGATGGAGAGAATATTTCCTCCCTCATTCTTTGATTGTATGGAACATCTCCCTATCCATCTTCCATATGAGGCAAGACTTGGTGGACCAATCCACTATAGGTGGATGTACCCTTTTGAAAG GTTCATGGGAAATGCTAAACGTTCGGTTAAGAATAAAGCTAGGGTTGGAGGATCTATTTGCGCATCATACTTGCAGAGAGAGACAACTCATTTTTGTTCCCACcatttcaaaaacttcatgttaACACCACAGAGCAATAGAAATGAAGTAGACACTGAAACAGAAAGTCGTACTGCAACATTATCAGTGTTTGACCAGCCTGGTCGTCATTCTAGGAGGGAATCAACTCATTGGTTGAGTGATCAAGAATTGAGATCAGCTCATGTTCATGTTTTGATCAATTGCAATGAAGTTCAACCTTACCTTGA GCAAAAA gttcatgaagatcctttaaGTGTGAGGAACCAACATCTTAGAGATTTATCGCTTTCTCCTTTAAGGTGTGTAAAGGAATGGCACACCTTCTTTGCTAATGGGTACAAATTTCATACCCATGCATGGAGCCAGGGCAAGAAGACAATAAATAGTGGGATTTATGTTAAAGGGCTAATAGAAGGAGGTCAAGATGATTTCTATGGTGTGATTAAACACATCTATGAGTTGGAATACAATTCAACAACCactgaaaagaaaattgtattattttattgcgATTGGTTTGATCCATCGAGAGTAGGTACAAGGGTGGATTCAAAGTATGGNANTGNNGATATTCGAATGGATAAAAGATATGTGTTGTTTGATCCATTTATAATTGCACATAATGTACAACAAGTTTATTATGTACCATATCCTACATCACGCATGGACAAACGAGGTTCGTGTGTTGCGATAAAGACGAAGCCTAGAGGACGAATTGATTCTAATGATGTAGAAACTGATGTGCCATACCAAGAAGAGGAAATGTCACATGTTAATGACGTCattgaagttgaagaagttGTCCGATTACAAGATATAGAAGCTGGTCTTGAACAAGTGGACCCCAACAATATTTCATCATTTCAAGGGCAAACGGATGAAGATACAAAAGAATCAGAAGAATACAATGAAGAGGGAGAAAGTGAAGATGACAATGAAGATGAATTTCAAAGTTCTAGCACTGAATAG